TCCACAGCCGAGATCGTGCATCAGATCGTGGACGGGATGCGGGCGCTCCGGGACGGAGAGGTGCCGGGCGGGCCCGCGCGGCTCTCCAACATCGTCTTCATGGGGATGGGTGAACCGCTCGCCAACTACAAGCGGGTCGTCGGCTCCATTCGCGCGCTCACCGATCCCGCGCCCGACGGGCTCGGTCTCTCCCAGCGCGGCATCACCGTGTCGACCGTGGGGCTCGTGCCCGCCATTCACCGGTTCTCCGACGAGGGCTTCAAGTGCCGGCTCGCGATCTCCCTGCACGCGCCCGACGACGAGCTGCGCGACACCCTCGTCCCCGTGAACACGCGGTGGAAGGTGCGCGAGGTGCTCGACGCCGGGTTCGAGTACGTCGAGAAGTCGGGGCGGCGCCTGTCCATCGAGTACGCGCTGATCCGGGACATCAACGACCAGGCCTGGCGCGGTGACCGGCTCGGCCGCCTGCTCAAGGGCAAGCCGGTGCACGTCAACCTGATCCCGCTGAACCCGACGCCCGGGTCCAAGTGGACCGCCTCCCGGCCCGAGGACGAGAAGGCCTTCGTCGAGGCCATCGCCGCCCATGGTGTGCCGGTGACGGTCCGGGACACCCGTGGACAGGAGATCGACGGGGCCTGTGGTCAGCTCGCGGCCACCGAGCGGTAGTCTGACGGACGTACGTACATCTTCATATCCGACAGGGGAGCGCCACAGCGCTGAGAGTGCGGCCATCGGGCCGCAGACCCTCTGAACCTCGCCCAGGTCATTCTGGGTAGGAAGTTCGGTCATCACCGTGAACAACAAGAAGTTCCTTGCTGCCGTCGTCGGCCTCGGCCTGGTCACGCTGTCCGCATGCGGCTCGTCGTCCGACGACTCCGAAAGCTCCGGCTCCAAGACCGTCACCCTCGTCAGCCACGACTCGTGGGCCGTCTCCAAGAACGTCCTCGCCGACTTCGAGAAGAAGTCCGGCTACAAGGTCAAGGTCCTGGAGGACGGCGACGCCGGACAGGCCGTCAACAAGGCCATCCTCACCAAGGACAACCCGCAGGGCGACGTCTTCTTCGGCGTCGACAACACCCTGCTCTCCCGCGCGCTCGACAACGGGCTCTTCCAGTCGTACGAGGCCAAGGGCGCCGATCGGATCAAGGCCGGGTACCGGGTCGACGGGGACAAGGTCACGCCCATCGACACCGGCGACATCTGCGTCAACTACGACAAGGCCTACTTCACCGAGCACAAGCTCCAGCCGCCGACGTCGTACGACGATCTGATCAAGCCCGCCTACAAGAACCTCCTCGTCACCGAGAACGCCTCCACCTCCTCGCCGGGGCTCGGCTTCCTCCTCGGGAGCGCCGCGAAGTACGGCGACGACAGCTGGCAGGGCTACTGGAAGAAGCTCAAGGCCAACGGCGTCAAGGTCGTCGACGGCTGGGAGCAGGCCTACAACGAGGAGTTCTCCGGTTCCGCCGGGGGCAAGAAGGCGAAGGCCGACCGGCCGCTCGTCGTGTCGTACGCCTCCTCGCCGCCCGCCGAGGTGATCTACGCCGACCCGAAGCCGACGACCGCCCCCACCGGCGTGGCGCAGGGCACCTGCTTCCGGCAGATCGAGTACGCCGGACTGCTGAGCAACGCCGCGAACGCCAAGGGCGGCAAGGCGCTCCTGGACTTCCTGCTCACCAAGGAGTTCCAGCAGGACATGCCGCTCAACATGTTCGTCTACCCGGTGGTGAACGGCGCCCAGGTGCCTGCCGAGTTCACGCAGTACGGTCCGCAGGCCAAGGACCCCGAGACCATGGACCCGGCGAAGATCGCCGACAACCGTGACGACTGGGTCAAGTCGTGGACCTCGCTCGTACTGAAGTAAGGGCCCGCAAGGGCGTCAAGAACGCGGCGGCCCGGCTCGGGCTGATGGCCGTGCCCATCGCGTTCTTCGCCGTCTTCTTCGCCTATCCCGTCGCCGCGATCGTCGCGCGCGGACTCGAGACCGACGGGACCTGGCAGTTCGGCAGGATCACCGACGTCCTCACCCAGCCGGACATCCGGCACGTGCTGTGGTTCACCACCTGGCAGGCGCTCGCCTCCACCGCGCTCACGCTCCTGGTCGCGCTCCCCGGCGCGTATGTCTTCGCGCGCTTCGACTTCCCCGGCAAGCAGATCCTGCGGGCCGTGGTCACCGTCCCCTTCGTGCTGCCGACCGTCGTCGTCGGTACGGCCTTCCTGGCGCTCGTCGGCCGTGGCGGGTTGCTGGACGAGCTGTGGGGCGTACGCCTGGACACCACGGTGTGGGCGATCCTGCTCGCGCACGTCTTCTTCAACTACGCGGTCGTCGTACGGACCGTCGGCGGACTGTGGGCCCAGCTGGATCCGCGTCAGGAGGAGGCCGCGCGGATGCTGGGCGCGTCCCGGCTCAGGGCCTGGCGGACGGTTACGCTCCCCGCACTCGCGCCCGCCGTGGCAGCCGCCGCCCTCATGGTCTTCCTCTTCACCTTCACCTCCTTCGGTGTGGTGCAGATCCTCGGCGGGCCGACCTTCTCGACCCTCGAAGTGGAGATCTACCGGCAGACCTCCGAGATCTTCGACCTGTCCACGGCCGCCGTGCTGACGCTGATCCAGTTCGTCGCGGTGGGCGCTGTTCTCGCCCTGCACGCGTGGAGCGTACGGCGCCGGGAGACCGCGCTGCGGCTCGTGGACGAGTCCGTCACCGCCCGGCGGCCGCGAGGGGCGGGGGAGTGGGGGCTGCTGGCCGGGGTCGTGGGCAGCGTCGCCGTCCTCCTTGTGCTGCCGCTCGCGGTGCTGGTGCAGCGGTCGCTCGACGCTTCGGGCTTCGGCTACTACCGGGCGCTGACCCACAGCGACGGCGGGGTCTTCCTCGTCGCGCCGATCGAGGCGGTCGGGAACTCACTCGAGTACGCCCTCGCCGCCACCGCCATCGCGGTGGTGATCGGGGGCCTCGCGGCGGCCGCGCTGACGCGGCGGGACGCGGGCCGGTTCGTACGGGGCTTCGACGCGCTGCTGATGCTGCCCCTCGGGGTGTCCGCGGTGACCGTCGGCTTCGGGTTCCTGATCTCGCTCGACG
This portion of the Streptomyces canus genome encodes:
- the rlmN gene encoding 23S rRNA (adenine(2503)-C(2))-methyltransferase RlmN, which translates into the protein MPAPGELTFVAPRGAKKPPRHLADLTPAERKEVVAGIGEKPFRAKQLSQHYFARYAHDPAEWTDIPAGARGKLQEALLPELMTVVRHLSTDQGTTRKTLWRLFDGTLVESVLMRYPDRVTMCISSQAGCGMNCPFCATGQAGLDRNLSTAEIVHQIVDGMRALRDGEVPGGPARLSNIVFMGMGEPLANYKRVVGSIRALTDPAPDGLGLSQRGITVSTVGLVPAIHRFSDEGFKCRLAISLHAPDDELRDTLVPVNTRWKVREVLDAGFEYVEKSGRRLSIEYALIRDINDQAWRGDRLGRLLKGKPVHVNLIPLNPTPGSKWTASRPEDEKAFVEAIAAHGVPVTVRDTRGQEIDGACGQLAATER
- a CDS encoding thiamine ABC transporter substrate-binding protein, whose amino-acid sequence is MNNKKFLAAVVGLGLVTLSACGSSSDDSESSGSKTVTLVSHDSWAVSKNVLADFEKKSGYKVKVLEDGDAGQAVNKAILTKDNPQGDVFFGVDNTLLSRALDNGLFQSYEAKGADRIKAGYRVDGDKVTPIDTGDICVNYDKAYFTEHKLQPPTSYDDLIKPAYKNLLVTENASTSSPGLGFLLGSAAKYGDDSWQGYWKKLKANGVKVVDGWEQAYNEEFSGSAGGKKAKADRPLVVSYASSPPAEVIYADPKPTTAPTGVAQGTCFRQIEYAGLLSNAANAKGGKALLDFLLTKEFQQDMPLNMFVYPVVNGAQVPAEFTQYGPQAKDPETMDPAKIADNRDDWVKSWTSLVLK
- a CDS encoding ABC transporter permease produces the protein MAVPIAFFAVFFAYPVAAIVARGLETDGTWQFGRITDVLTQPDIRHVLWFTTWQALASTALTLLVALPGAYVFARFDFPGKQILRAVVTVPFVLPTVVVGTAFLALVGRGGLLDELWGVRLDTTVWAILLAHVFFNYAVVVRTVGGLWAQLDPRQEEAARMLGASRLRAWRTVTLPALAPAVAAAALMVFLFTFTSFGVVQILGGPTFSTLEVEIYRQTSEIFDLSTAAVLTLIQFVAVGAVLALHAWSVRRRETALRLVDESVTARRPRGAGEWGLLAGVVGSVAVLLVLPLAVLVQRSLDASGFGYYRALTHSDGGVFLVAPIEAVGNSLEYALAATAIAVVIGGLAAAALTRRDAGRFVRGFDALLMLPLGVSAVTVGFGFLISLDEPPLDLRQSWILVPLAQALVGVPFVVRTMLPVLRAVDHRLREAAAVLGASPWRVWREVDLPMVRRALLIAAGFAFAVSLGEFGATVFIARPDNPTLPVAVARLLGRAGDLNYGQAMALSTILMVVCAVALLVLERLRTDRTGEF